A stretch of Verrucomicrobiota bacterium DNA encodes these proteins:
- a CDS encoding carbon-nitrogen hydrolase family protein yields the protein MFKLALIQMVVRAGRKLENLKHAEEWVRRAAADGAEVVLLPEALTLGWTDPSAETEADEVPDGESCARLRRLARETGVHLCSGLVERAGSKIFNAAVFIDPAGEILLHHRKINELEIGRHVYALGDRLQVARTKLGTIGLMICADGFARGQVVSRALGYMGAEVILSPCAWAVPADHDNAENPYGKLWIDNYGPVAKDFSLWIAGASNVGWIESGPWKGRKCIGCSLVVGPTGEPVVRGPYGVEAESILTVEIQPQKRAAQGDGWARVWRAELEGRQPR from the coding sequence ATGTTCAAACTCGCTCTCATTCAGATGGTGGTCCGAGCCGGACGCAAACTGGAGAACCTCAAGCATGCGGAGGAGTGGGTCCGCCGCGCCGCCGCAGACGGCGCCGAAGTTGTGTTGTTGCCTGAAGCGTTGACCTTGGGCTGGACGGATCCTTCGGCGGAAACGGAGGCAGACGAAGTCCCGGACGGCGAGTCCTGCGCGCGCTTGCGCCGCCTGGCGCGAGAAACTGGAGTGCACCTTTGCTCCGGCCTGGTCGAACGGGCAGGGAGCAAGATTTTCAACGCGGCCGTCTTCATCGATCCGGCTGGCGAAATTCTCCTCCACCATCGCAAGATCAATGAACTGGAGATTGGACGTCATGTCTATGCGCTGGGCGATCGATTGCAAGTTGCGCGCACGAAGCTGGGCACGATCGGCCTGATGATTTGCGCGGACGGTTTTGCGCGCGGACAGGTCGTGAGCCGCGCGCTGGGTTACATGGGGGCCGAAGTGATTCTTTCCCCATGCGCCTGGGCGGTGCCTGCCGATCACGACAACGCGGAGAATCCGTACGGCAAGCTTTGGATCGATAATTACGGGCCTGTGGCGAAGGACTTTAGCCTCTGGATCGCGGGCGCGAGCAATGTCGGCTGGATCGAGTCGGGTCCCTGGAAGGGCCGGAAGTGCATCGGTTGTTCGTTGGTAGTTGGGCCTACAGGAGAACCGGTCGTGCGCGGACCGTACGGCGTTGAGGCTGAAAGCATCCTTACGGTCGAAATCCAGCCTCAAAAACGCGCCGCGCAAGGCGATGGCTGGG